A segment of the Moorena sp. SIOASIH genome:
GGAGTGTCAATGACCGCAATACAGTTCTCCCCCTGCAACAATTTAAGGTTCTGTGATTTGATGCTCGGCCCGGTAGCCAGAATAAAGCAGCGTTCTCCGGCATGGCGATTGTGCAAGACCTGATTTTTTTGTAGAAGAAGTTGGTGCTCTCGTGGGATGGTATAGAAATTCAAGCTCTCTACCCATATGCTCAAGTTCGAAAGAATAACTTTTTTGATGCCTGGTGGAACGGTCCAATAAGCAATTTTGTTGGCTAAGATCATCCAAGGTTTCATATTGTGCTTTCTTCCTTTTTTGAGTGGAATGTCTGGTTAAGTTCTCGAACCAAGCGATCAACCGTATTTTTGTTTAGGCCATGTTGTTTTGCCCCTAGTGTGATGGTCTCCTGGGTTGAATGATGACAGCCCAGACAGTATAATCCATAGCGGCCTAGAATCCTTTGAGCTTGGTTACCATGGGTTTCGAGCAAGTCGGCGATGACGGTGTCGCCTGTGATCGGCTGATGGTCTATGGGTGGCACTGAGGCAGGCTTGTTATAGTATGGAGCTTGTAATAAGCGCCAGAAACCAGCATTGTATATATTAGGGCTTCTGGAAAAGCGGCACCAATGGCCGATATGAGCCTCATCCCAAGAGAGATTTTCTGTCACAATCTTGGCCAAAATGCCAAGGGGGATTTTCATGAGCAAGTTGGGCACATCGGGTAGCTCGGACAGGATTTCCAGCCGCCCAGCTGTTATTGAAAAGGAAACAGAGAAGGTTACCTCGTCAAAATCCTCTCGAGTTGCTTGTACGGTGACGGTTATCTCTTCGCAGAAGGCGATATCCGGCACGTCATTCAATTGGAGAAAATACGCTTCCAACTCGGAACGGGTCACTGTTGTGGAGCAAGCATGATATTGGGAAAATAAAGCTTGATCAAAATTCTGCTCAATGTAGCGCAGTTTATAGTTTATGTCATCGAGTTCCTCTCGATTCTGCCAGACACGCTTAATCTTGCCTGTTGAACTCTCCCAGCTCTCTCCAGGTAGAAGAGGAATTACTTGTACGTCACTGCCCTCAAAAAGCTGCACCACATCGTCTAAGGTATTGGTACTCATTAGGCGAACATACTCACGATGAGTGGGATGGCACCAGGTGAAATTACCCGCAAAGGGTAAGAGGTATTTCGCGCCATACAGCTTCATCATCTGTTTGAGCATCTCAAGTAAGCCTTGAGCGCTACGTTTTGAGATGTTAACCTTTTGCTTTTGGCTAAGATGACTCCAAGTCCAAGGGTATCCTGATGCTCCAGGAACGAACAAAGAGGCGACCATATCCACAGGAGGCAGCAACGAGGCAATGCGATGGTTAATGCCCGCATCATTGATATTGAGCACACGAAAGCCATCAATCTCCATCAAAACAATGGCATCATTCCATAAACTGCCTGGTTCAAAGCAGGTCAGATGAATATGTTTTGAGAGTTGGACTCTCTCCCCAAAGGCCATGGGACGTATATCCTGAAAGCCCAATGCCGTTAAACCCTCGATCAGGCGACGATTGGGAAAGTCGGGCACGTAAATCGGCGTTGAACGGTCAAAATGGTCTAAGGT
Coding sequences within it:
- a CDS encoding MBL fold metallo-hydrolase; protein product: MPCAPSISPLPQTGKDIQDLAITLHVHSCLEVGYKGFSLLTDPWLCGSAFLGSWMLYPAPIVNISTLRPDAIWISHEHSDHFHKETLDHFDRSTPIYVPDFPNRRLIEGLTALGFQDIRPMAFGERVQLSKHIHLTCFEPGSLWNDAIVLMEIDGFRVLNINDAGINHRIASLLPPVDMVASLFVPGASGYPWTWSHLSQKQKVNISKRSAQGLLEMLKQMMKLYGAKYLLPFAGNFTWCHPTHREYVRLMSTNTLDDVVQLFEGSDVQVIPLLPGESWESSTGKIKRVWQNREELDDINYKLRYIEQNFDQALFSQYHACSTTVTRSELEAYFLQLNDVPDIAFCEEITVTVQATREDFDEVTFSVSFSITAGRLEILSELPDVPNLLMKIPLGILAKIVTENLSWDEAHIGHWCRFSRSPNIYNAGFWRLLQAPYYNKPASVPPIDHQPITGDTVIADLLETHGNQAQRILGRYGLYCLGCHHSTQETITLGAKQHGLNKNTVDRLVRELNQTFHSKKEESTI